Within the Nitrosococcus wardiae genome, the region CAAGACCTGCTTTCATGGCCATACCCAATACTGACATTGCTGAAATTTTTAACAAATTAGCAGATCTGCTTGAAATCGAAGGCGCCAATCCCTTCCGGGTGCGCGCTTACCGCAATGGGGCCCGCACCGTAGGAGGACTTTCTCAAAACATTCCTACCCTCCTTAAAGAAGGAAAGGATCTGACTGAGCTGCCCCATATTGGCCCCGATCTGGCAGATAAGATTCAGACCATTGCAGACACAGGCCGATTGCCCCTCCTAGAGGAGGTCGAGCAGCGCACCCCTGAGGCCCTCAGCAAGCTCATGGCTATCCCTGGCCTTGGCGCCAAGCGGATCGCTGCCCTGCATCGAGAGCTCCAGGTCGACAGCCTAGAGGATCTAAAACGGGTAGTACGGATGGGCAAGGTCCGGGAGCTAGAAGGGTTTGGCAAGAAAACAGAAGAGTTAATCAAAACAGGGATCGAGCGCATTGAAAACAGTGAAAAGCGCTTCTCCTTGCTGCAAGCCGAGTCCATTGTCAAGCCGCTACTTGCCTATCTCGCAACCATTGAAGGGGGCAAGGATGTTGAAGTTGCCGGCAGTTACCGACGCAGGAAAGAAACAGTGGGGGATCTGGATATCCTGATCACCTGCAAGCAGGGTTCTCCTGTTATGGAAGGCTTTGTAAACTATGAGGAAATAAAAAAGGTACTTTCCCAGGGGGAGACCCGGGCCACCGTCATCCTGCGCACAGGAATCCAGGTCGACCTGCGGCTGGTCCCTCAAGTTAGTTATGGTGCCGCCCTGCACTATTTCACTGGCTCCCAGGCCCATAACATCGCCGTACGTCAGATAGGCATCAAAAAAAATCTAAAAATCAACGAATATGGCGTATTCAAAGGAGAGCAGCGGGTGGGGGGAAAAACCGAACAAGAAATATTTGAGCAAGTGGGTCTTCCCTATATTGAACCAGAGCTGCGTGAGGATCGGGGAGAAATCGAGGCCGCATTACAAGGCACCTTGCCTCGGCTCATTACCCTAGAGGATATTCGTGGCGATCTCCATAGTCATACTAAAGCCACGGATGGCAGTAACAGTCTAGAAGAGATGGCCCAGGCTGCTGCCGAGCGCGGCTATGAGTACCTAGCCATTACTGATCACTCCAAGCGCGTCTCTGTAGCCCATGGTTTGAATGAGAAGCAGCTCGCGCGCCACATTAAAGAAGTTGATCGTCTCAATGAAAAACTTGACGGCATTGTCCTATTAAAATCCATTGAGTTAGACATTCTGGAAGATGGCTCCCTTGATCTTCCCGATGCCATCCTCAAGGAACTTGACCTGACGGTCTGTGCAATCCATTACCCATTGGGTTTATCCCGTAAGAAACAAACAGAACGTATCCTGCGAGCTATGGATAACCCTTATTTTAATATCCTGGCTCATCCTTCTGGCCGACTTATCAATGAACGCGAACCTTACCCCATTGATCTAGAAAGAATTATGATGGGAGCCAAGGAGCGCGGTTGTTTCTTAGAGGTCAATGCCCAACCTGCCCGCCTTGATCTCACCGATATTCACTGCAAGACAGCAAAAGACCTAGGGCTGAAAGTCGTTATCTCCACCGATGCTCACAGCATCACCCACTTGGATTATATGCGGTTGGGTATTGGCCAAGCGCGCCGAGGATGGTTAGAGCCCGAAGATGTGCTGAACACACGTCCTCTTAGTGAGCTAAAAAAGCTGCTGGAACGGGACTAGGATGCCAGCGTTAGCCGAGGTCGAAACCTTCAAATAGTGCTTGTTTCTGCCCCCCTATTAATCTCTACCGGGCCTCTAATCAAGCAAGACCTATTTCTTTTATTTTAAAAATTAGGCGATTTTCAACTATTTTATGTCTGATCAAAGCATCCGGGAGAGAGCCCTAACCGTGGATATTGAGGCCAAGGTTGCCTTTTTAAGACAACCGGAAAACTATCCGGAGCAGCCGCTCCGCGTAGAGGTGGTGGAGACCCACATGTCCTGGGTCTTCATCACTCCCCATCGGGTCTATAAGCTCAAAAAACCGGTCTGTTACGAGTTTCTCGATTTCAGCACCGTTGCTGCCCGCCATCGGGACTGCCTAGAGGAAATTCGATTAAACCGCCGCCTAGCTGGTGATGTCTATCTTGGCATTATCCCCCTTACTGTGGATGCCCAAGGAAACCTACAGTTAGGAAAAGACAGCTTTCCCGTAGACTGGTTGGTTCAGATGCGTCGCCTGCCCGCAGATCGTATGCTCGATAATGCACTCCAAAAACAGACCGTCCAAGAAAGGGACATCCGCAGATTTACCCAGAAACTGGCGAACTTCTACCGCCATGCCGACCCCATACCCATCACTCCCTGGCAATATCGGCAGCGCTTCAAACGGGATATCAAAGCCAACCAAGAGGCATTATCCCATCCCGACTTCAAGCTAGCCTTGGATCAAGTTAGGACCATTACCCAGGCGCAACTCCAACTTTTAGAACAAGCTCCTGAGCTGTTCGACCAGCGGGTTAATCAGAAAAAAATCATCGAGGCCCATGGCGACCTCCGGCCAGAACATATTTGTCTCACCCCCGAGCCAGTCTTTATTGATTGCTTGGAATTCAAGCGGGAATTCCGTCTTCTGGACCCGGTGGACGAACTCAGTTTTTTGGCCATCGAATGCGAACATGCCGGAGCCGGCTTTGTGGGCGATATTGTTTTTAATACTTATCAACACGTAACCCACGACTACCCTGCCGAAGAATTGATCCGCTTCTATAAGAGCTACCGGGCCTCCCTCCGGGCCAAATTGGCCATCTGGCATCTAAAAGACTCTGCGGTCCGACAGCAGTCTAAATGGACCCGCCGGGCTAAGGAATACCTCCAACTTGCAGGAAAATATTCCCTTCTTGATGCGCGCTTTCCCTCGCGCGTCCCCTGAGGGCATCCTTCGGGTGTCCCGACTCGCTCCCAGCAAGTCGGTAATGAACTAAGCTATTAATAGAAGGTTTAAAAAGTAAATCACAAGGAGCACTTCAACATTTCAGAGAAGGGGGAGTGTAACTATGCCCTTCCAACACATCCACTATCAGAAAGGAGGTTTAAAATGCCCAGTGGAATTCGCATTGGCCGCATTGCTGGAATTAATATTTATCTTGATTGGAGCCTCTCGATTATATTCTTGTTGCTCACCTTTAGCCTGGCTATGGGCGTGTTCCCCCGCTGGCATCCGGATTGGACCCCAGGGGTGACCTGGGGGACCGCTGTTGCAGCAGCTATACTTTTTCTCGCCTCAGTTTTTACCCACGAACTTTCCCATGCCCTCGTAGGCCGCGCCTATGGTGTTGAAATCAAACGTATTACCCTTTTTATCTTTGGCGGCATCGCACAGCTGGAAAAAGAACCTGGGGCCTGGCGCGCTGAACTTTGGATGGCCATTGCCGGCCCCATTACCAGTCTCCTTCTAGGTTTGATATTTCTCTTCCTAGCTGGACTCACTGCAGGCCCCCTGGAAGTCGAACCAGAAAATCCTGCGGAACTTTTTGCAGCGTTAAGTCCCCTATCGACATTGTTGCTATGGTTAGGTCCAGTCAACATTATTCTAGGACTTTTTAATTTAGTCCCCGGATTTCCCTTAGACGGGGGCCGGGTCCTGCGGGCAATCATGTGGGGAATCACCGGCAACCTTCGGCAGGCGACCCGTTGGGCTTCCGGGGCTGGACAGGCCTTTGCTTGGATGCTCATTATCGCTGGCTTTGCCATGATGTTGGGCTTTCAGGTCCCTTTCTTTGGAACCGGTCTCGTGGGTGGGTTGTGGCTGGCCTTCATTGGTTGGTTCTTAAATAATGCTGCCCTTGTCAGCTACCGGCAATTGCTAGTACGGGAAGTTCTAGAAGATGTTCCAGTATCTCAAATTATGCAAACCGATTTTATCAAGGTAACCCCCGAGATGCAGGTCAGTACTTTTGTGGACGAACATCTGATGCGCACCGATCAGCGCGCCTTTCCTGTGGAGGAAAATAACCGTCTCGCCGGTATGGTCTGCCTTCCAGACGTCCGCAAGATTAGCCGGGAAGTTTGGACAAGCACTACTATTCGTGACATTATGACGCCAGCGAGCGAAATCGCCTTAATCTCACCGGAGAAAGATGCAGCAGAGGCCCTCTTCACCTTGGCCCATCGCAATGTAAATCAACTGCCCGTGGTTGAAAGGGATAGGATCCGCGGGCTTATTCGGCGGGAAGACCTGCTCAAATGGCTCTCTATCTATGGCAAGCAACACCTTGAAGAGTTGGAAAGCAAACAGGCTTTTCCTGGATAAAAACCGAACCAGAATTAGTCTCGAATTGACAAAAATTTAAAAAAAAAATAATGGAACAATGTGCCCGTTCAACCCCCGTCTCTAAAGCTGGCCTGGTCTCCTGGGCCTTATATGATTGGGCCAATAGCGCCTTTGCGGCCGTGATTACCACGTTTGTGTTCGCTGCCTACTTTACCCGGCAAGTGGCAGAAAATGAGACCCTCGGTAGCGCCCAATGGGGCTACATGCTAGCTATCGCTGGATTTATTATTGCCATCGGGGGACCTATCTTAGGGGCCGTGGCTGACCAAGGGGGCCGCCGCAAACCCTGGATTATCCTCTTCACTCTGCTATGCGTAACGGCCACGGCGCTTCTATGGCTTATCAAACCTGCATCCAGTTATGTCTGGTTGGCGCTGCTGCTCGTCGGCTTAGGCACGCTGGGTTCTGAGTTTGCCTTCATCTTTTACAATGCCATGCTGCCTGGATTGGCCGGGCCAAAGTATGTGGGGCGATGGTCCGGCTGGGGCTGGAGTATTGGTTATGCAGGCGGGGTCGTCTGTCTGATCATTGCCCTTCTCGCTTTTATTCAGGGAGGCAACCATTGGCTTGGGTTGGATCCCGCTTCCGCTGAGCCCGTCCGCGCTACTTTTCCATTAGTTTCTGTGTGGTATTTGCTATTTGCCATCCCTCTATTTCTTATTACCCCAGACACCCGGGGCACTGGCAAATCCCTATGGCGGGCGGTGCCGGACGGAATGCGACAACTCTATGATTCCATTCGCCATGTACGCCATTACAGCCATATTGTACGCTTTCTCATCGCACGCATGTTTTATATCGATGGCCTAGCGACCCTATTTGCTTTTGGTGGCGTCTATGCTGCCGGAACCTTCGATATGAACGAGCAGGAAATCCTCCTCTTTGGAATTACCCTAAACATCACAGCCGGCCTGGGTGCTGCGGCTTTTGCCTGGGTGGATGATTGGATTGGCAGCAAACAGACCATCTTGCTGTCCCTTACCGGCTTAATCCTACTAGGAACCATGGTCTTGGTCGTAGAGACTTCAACTGCCTTTTGGAGCTTTGGACTCCTGCTGGGGATATTTGTGGGCCCGGCACAGGCCGCCAGCCGATCTTATCTAGCACGTGCGGCTCCCGAATCCTTGCGGAATGAAATGTTCGGGCTGTTCGCTCTTTCCGGTAAGGTAACTTCCTTTCTCGGCCCCCTCTTGGTGGG harbors:
- the polX gene encoding DNA polymerase/3'-5' exonuclease PolX yields the protein MAIPNTDIAEIFNKLADLLEIEGANPFRVRAYRNGARTVGGLSQNIPTLLKEGKDLTELPHIGPDLADKIQTIADTGRLPLLEEVEQRTPEALSKLMAIPGLGAKRIAALHRELQVDSLEDLKRVVRMGKVRELEGFGKKTEELIKTGIERIENSEKRFSLLQAESIVKPLLAYLATIEGGKDVEVAGSYRRRKETVGDLDILITCKQGSPVMEGFVNYEEIKKVLSQGETRATVILRTGIQVDLRLVPQVSYGAALHYFTGSQAHNIAVRQIGIKKNLKINEYGVFKGEQRVGGKTEQEIFEQVGLPYIEPELREDRGEIEAALQGTLPRLITLEDIRGDLHSHTKATDGSNSLEEMAQAAAERGYEYLAITDHSKRVSVAHGLNEKQLARHIKEVDRLNEKLDGIVLLKSIELDILEDGSLDLPDAILKELDLTVCAIHYPLGLSRKKQTERILRAMDNPYFNILAHPSGRLINEREPYPIDLERIMMGAKERGCFLEVNAQPARLDLTDIHCKTAKDLGLKVVISTDAHSITHLDYMRLGIGQARRGWLEPEDVLNTRPLSELKKLLERD
- a CDS encoding site-2 protease family protein; this translates as MPSGIRIGRIAGINIYLDWSLSIIFLLLTFSLAMGVFPRWHPDWTPGVTWGTAVAAAILFLASVFTHELSHALVGRAYGVEIKRITLFIFGGIAQLEKEPGAWRAELWMAIAGPITSLLLGLIFLFLAGLTAGPLEVEPENPAELFAALSPLSTLLLWLGPVNIILGLFNLVPGFPLDGGRVLRAIMWGITGNLRQATRWASGAGQAFAWMLIIAGFAMMLGFQVPFFGTGLVGGLWLAFIGWFLNNAALVSYRQLLVREVLEDVPVSQIMQTDFIKVTPEMQVSTFVDEHLMRTDQRAFPVEENNRLAGMVCLPDVRKISREVWTSTTIRDIMTPASEIALISPEKDAAEALFTLAHRNVNQLPVVERDRIRGLIRREDLLKWLSIYGKQHLEELESKQAFPG
- a CDS encoding MFS transporter, with amino-acid sequence MEQCARSTPVSKAGLVSWALYDWANSAFAAVITTFVFAAYFTRQVAENETLGSAQWGYMLAIAGFIIAIGGPILGAVADQGGRRKPWIILFTLLCVTATALLWLIKPASSYVWLALLLVGLGTLGSEFAFIFYNAMLPGLAGPKYVGRWSGWGWSIGYAGGVVCLIIALLAFIQGGNHWLGLDPASAEPVRATFPLVSVWYLLFAIPLFLITPDTRGTGKSLWRAVPDGMRQLYDSIRHVRHYSHIVRFLIARMFYIDGLATLFAFGGVYAAGTFDMNEQEILLFGITLNITAGLGAAAFAWVDDWIGSKQTILLSLTGLILLGTMVLVVETSTAFWSFGLLLGIFVGPAQAASRSYLARAAPESLRNEMFGLFALSGKVTSFLGPLLVGWGTYLSGSQRMGMSTIVIFFLIGFALMLSVPAAKKQG